From Acinonyx jubatus isolate Ajub_Pintada_27869175 chromosome B2, VMU_Ajub_asm_v1.0, whole genome shotgun sequence, a single genomic window includes:
- the PTP4A1 gene encoding protein tyrosine phosphatase type IVA 1 isoform X2, protein MARMNRPAPVEVTYKNMRFLITHNPTNATLNKFIEELKKYGVTTIVRVCEATYDTTLVEKEGIHVLDWPFDDGAPPSNQIVDDWLSLVKIKFREEPGCCIAVHCVAGLGRAPVLVALALIEGGMKYEDAVQFIRHGVELLTASSFCIWRNIVLKCGCASKTPMVIETTVAFNKTGVPDVIALEVELETGPNLSYIVANMLA, encoded by the exons atgGCTCGAATGAACCGCCCAGCTCCTGTGGAAGTCACATACAAGAACATGAGATTTCTCATTACACACAATCCAACCAATGCGACCTTAAACAAATTTATAGAG GAACTTAAGAAGTATGGTGTTACCACAATAGTAAGAGTATGTGAAGCAACTTATGACACTACTCTTGTAGAGAAAGAAGGCATCCATGTTCTC GATTGGCCTTTTGATGATGGTGCACCACCATCCAACCAGATTGTTGATGACTGGTTAAGTCTTGTAAAAATTAAGTTTCGTGAAGAACCTGGTTGTTGTATTGCTGTTCATTGTGTTGCAGGTCTTGGGAG AGCTCCAGTGCTTGTTGCCCTAGCATTAATTGAAGGTGGAATGAAATACGAAGATGCAGTACAGTTCATAAGACA CGGCGTGGAGCTTTTAACAGCAAGCAGCTTTTGTATTTGGAGAAATATCGTCCTAAAATGCGGCTGCGCTTCAAAGACTCCAATGGTCATAGAAACAACTGTTGCATTCaataaaactggggtgcctgatGTCATTGCCTTGGAAGTGGAACTTGAAACAGGACCTAATTTGTCATACATAGTAGCCAACATGTTGGCTTAG
- the LOC113598556 gene encoding uncharacterized LOC128125822 homolog encodes MIRPQSSMSKHIPQFCGVLGHTFMEFLKGSGDYCQAQHDLYADK; translated from the exons ATGATTAGGCCACAATCTTCAATGAGTAAACATATTCCT caGTTCTGTGGTGTTCTTGGTCACACATTTATGGAGTTTCTGAAGGGCAGTGGAGATTACTGCCAGGCACAGCACGACCTCTATGCAGACAAGTGA
- the PTP4A1 gene encoding protein tyrosine phosphatase type IVA 1 isoform X1 yields MARMNRPAPVEVTYKNMRFLITHNPTNATLNKFIEELKKYGVTTIVRVCEATYDTTLVEKEGIHVLDWPFDDGAPPSNQIVDDWLSLVKIKFREEPGCCIAVHCVAGLGRAPVLVALALIEGGMKYEDAVQFIRQKRRGAFNSKQLLYLEKYRPKMRLRFKDSNGHRNNCCIQ; encoded by the exons atgGCTCGAATGAACCGCCCAGCTCCTGTGGAAGTCACATACAAGAACATGAGATTTCTCATTACACACAATCCAACCAATGCGACCTTAAACAAATTTATAGAG GAACTTAAGAAGTATGGTGTTACCACAATAGTAAGAGTATGTGAAGCAACTTATGACACTACTCTTGTAGAGAAAGAAGGCATCCATGTTCTC GATTGGCCTTTTGATGATGGTGCACCACCATCCAACCAGATTGTTGATGACTGGTTAAGTCTTGTAAAAATTAAGTTTCGTGAAGAACCTGGTTGTTGTATTGCTGTTCATTGTGTTGCAGGTCTTGGGAG AGCTCCAGTGCTTGTTGCCCTAGCATTAATTGAAGGTGGAATGAAATACGAAGATGCAGTACAGTTCATAAGACA AAAGCGGCGTGGAGCTTTTAACAGCAAGCAGCTTTTGTATTTGGAGAAATATCGTCCTAAAATGCGGCTGCGCTTCAAAGACTCCAATGGTCATAGAAACAACTGTTGCATTCaataa